tctcttaatttctacaaTTGTAAGATTGAGATTTGAGATTTTTAATCTGAGCatccaaaaaattcaaaaatattttttcctctcAAAATTAAACATATGGTTGGATAATAATTAATTAACAATGAAATTTGAAGTTCCTAGAGAGGTTTTTGAATTGAGAAGAGAATATGAGAATTTTATATGGCatattaaaaattacaaaaaaaaaaaaaaaaactcgttTAAAATACTAACAATTGGCGATACCCTAAGAAGCGGGTTTGAAATTTCAAACCCAGATCCTTACTTTTGACACAAAGAAAAAGAGAATTAAGGAGCTCACAAAAATCTCCCATTGAAGATGCCTATGTGGCTAACGTCCATGAACTAGCTTAGTTTTTATGACAAGAAGAAACAGCACATGAGTTTCTAAATTAAACAAAGAagtctttttttttcataattcccATAGATTGGAAACTCCTAACTAAGATTATCAGTTTAATAAGTTAATCAATCCACATGTCATCACAACATAGTGAGATGTGGATGCTATATTATGTGAAGATTCCCTCATGCtagcataatatcaaaaataataataaaactaaacagcAATTAAAGATGAAAACTCACCAGATCTGATACTACTCGAGTTATTTCCCAAGTGACTGATGTCGCTTCTCAATCGGCCAAACTCAATTCCCGAATACCCGGCATCCTTGACGTCCCTGAGCACTTCACCTACATTCAAACAATGCCCCACTCGGGCTCAGGAAGGTCATTTAGGATCTTCAATCCCGAACACTCAACGTTCACTCCCAAACACTTCTGACTCGCCAATCTCATTCCCCGAGCACTGCTGATGTGCTCAATTTTCTTCCCCAAGTACTCAGTCTTCGTAGAGCAATGCTCCACTCGGACTTACAATCCATTCCCTGAACACTTGGTGCTCACCTAGCAAATACCCTTTCGGGCTCGAGAGATGCAACCTGAAGTTATGTGTTGGGCCAAATCGACACTTGATTTTCAATTTCTGATGATTTAACAAGCATACGACATCCTCCGTGGAGATTCCCTTCAACGGTTGTCCCTTAATCTTCCCTCAAATGTATAGCCCTTCAACGGCTATCCCCTAACCTCCCCTCAAATGGATAGTAGAGGGGTATGTGACATCTCACGTGGAAATTCCCTTCAACAGTTTGCCCTTAATCTCCTCACAAGTGAACAACTGACATCCTAAGTAGAGATTCTTTTTTTTGCTAGTTATATAACAACCGATCAAGGTAGGTTAAGGGATGATTTTATTCTCGCGTGCGGAGACGACTCTTATCCATTGAATTTCTTGTGTCCAAaagatgttcacatatctccataataatatgatattgtccactttgaaccTAGGCTCTCATGCTTTGCTCTTGAACTTTACCCAAAAGATCttattccaatggagatattatatattttttaaaattcatgatcttttctaaattttttccaatgtggactttgattgaatcccagcAATCTTcttctcaaacgaaggaccattaTTACTCTCATGATCTGGGTCTTTTCGAGAGCATCCAGTCACTCTTAACCTGCTCCGagtctccccgcgagcatctgaTCAATTTACTTGCTCCGAGCCTCCCGCAAGCATCTCGATCAGGTCACTCTTTGACCTACTTCGggtctccccgcgagcatccgatcaccctgacctgctctgggcctccccgcgaacatccgatcaccttgacctgctaCGGGCCTTACCCGCAAACATCCGGTCATTCTAATCTATTTCAAGCCTCCTCACGAGTATTTGGTCGCCCTGACCTACTCTGGACTTTCCCGCAAACATCTTATCACCTTGATCTACTCTGGGTCTTACCTACAAACATCTGGTCATCTGTTCCAGACCTCCCcatgagcatctggtcaccctgacctgctccgagCCTCCCCGCGAACAACCGGTCACCTTGACTTGCTCCGGACCTCTccgcaacttcgttcaaggctatCCCATATGACATCTGGTCTGGACCATAGCTCTAATATCATTTGTTGTGACCgaaggatgttcacatatctccacaatgatatgatattgttcactttggcctaagctctcatgactttgctcttggactctacctaaaagttctcatgtcaatggagatattttaaatatttttaaactcaTAATGTTATCTAAATCTTTCTAATATGGGATTGGATTGAtttccaacaatcctcccctcaaatgaaggaccaccGTTACTCTCATAGTCTAGACTTCTCAGCGtgcatctggtcactcttgacctgttccgaacctccctgcgagcatccggtcactctgatTTGCTCTGGGCCTCCTCGCGAGTATTCGCATCCGGTCATCCTAACTTGTTTTGGACCTCTCATGAGCATCCACATTCGATCACTTTTCACCTACTCCGAGCCTCCCCGAAAGCGTCCGATCACACTGACCCGTTCTGATgccatttgttgtgcccaaaggatgtttACGTATCTcgacaataacatgatattgttcactttgaccCTAGATcctcatgactttactcttgGACTCTATTCAAAAAGTTTCATTCCGATAGAAATatcatacatccttttaaacataggatctttttcaaatattttcaatataGGACTATTAAATCCCAACAGAACCCTCGGAGAGGACTTTTCTCCATTGAACCCTCGGAGACCACCACAAACAGCATTGATTCAAAAGTAGCTTTGGGAGAGGAGGAGCTCGAGCAGACGAAAAGACCAAGACCACGATCAAAATCTATAATCAGTATTGCTAACAACATTGTGCCTAAATAGTATTTCATATAGAAACAAAATATTTGCTTTGACGTGGAGAAATAAGTGAGAAATCGGTCACTGACATTAAAGAAACACAAATAGGAGAAAATCAAGATAGAATAATAATGTTTTCAAGCTCGTAACGAGAAAGCAGCATTACCAGATTTAAAGTTCAAACTCCTCCTCCCTCAGTGCAGCTTCGGCTGCCTCCTCTTCGTCGTCATCGAGCACAAAGTACTCATTCCTCTCCTTCGGCCTGAACATATAAAACATGAAGACGTAAAAGGCACAAGTCACAGTCTCCTCAGCCATCACACTCGCCCATCGGTACTTGTAGGATGTAATTGTTCTCAATGCATACACCACGATCCTCGTGAAGTACAAGTACCCAATAACAGCAACATAGAACTTCCGGAAAAGAGTGAGCTTTGCAAGAGTCCTAGCTGCCTTCCCGTCCGTTTTCGAAGTCTCCTTTAGAGTTCTTATTGACCAAATGATCGGGAACAAGACGGCAcagcaacaagcaacgtcgatGAGAAGGAAGACCTGGTTCCATTTAACCCAACCCTTCAAGAAGGGTCCAGTCTCGCCGACCACCGCCGACGCAATGTTTGCAATGACCTGAAGTGGAATTACGATCACGAGCACCCTCTTCTCGCGCTCCTGGAGGAAGGGCTTGAGGAAAGACCACCCAGTGCCGATGAGGACGATGACAGTGAACAAGAGGACACCTTTCACGAACTTGAAAACGTAGAAGAGGACGTCCCAGCCATGGGGCGTGCCCGTAGAGCGGGTGTAGTGGAGGTCCTCAGCAGCGAAGAGGAGATCGAGGGCTTTAGCAAGCAAGAGGGCAGCCATGAGGAGGTGAATCCTGTGGGCATCGAGCCGGTTACGGAA
This genomic stretch from Zingiber officinale cultivar Zhangliang chromosome 7A, Zo_v1.1, whole genome shotgun sequence harbors:
- the LOC122002533 gene encoding protein CANDIDATE G-PROTEIN COUPLED RECEPTOR 7-like; this translates as MFGRLAPFVFLPLVLSFFSPSAAEIKTLKITSDSRPIILFEDFGFTISGEVSVTVSDVSFSSSSSDELFGFFLVSDASLLQLVHDSEQPNQNPAPLPSCALQSPYVEPLLTFHEVVATPSHNFTKVFKVHHPDEYGLYFANCVPGALVSMTVRTAMYNTRPDGTRDYFSVGQSAVPSTYAFFSVAYFAGLIIWAYICFRNRLDAHRIHLLMAALLLAKALDLLFAAEDLHYTRSTGTPHGWDVLFYVFKFVKGVLLFTVIVLIGTGWSFLKPFLQEREKRVLVIVIPLQVIANIASAVVGETGPFLKGWVKWNQVFLLIDVACCCAVLFPIIWSIRTLKETSKTDGKAARTLAKLTLFRKFYVAVIGYLYFTRIVVYALRTITSYKYRWASVMAEETVTCAFYVFMFYMFRPKERNEYFVLDDDEEEAAEAALREEEFEL